Below is a genomic region from Henckelia pumila isolate YLH828 chromosome 3, ASM3356847v2, whole genome shotgun sequence.
tactttatggtattgatcgatgcctctagcagatggtcacatgtatgcttattgtcaactcggaatgtggcatttgcaagattgatggctcaaataataaaattgcgaaatcaatttcctgattatacaatcaagaaaataagacttgataatgctggagaatttacatcccagactttcaatgattattgtatgtcaatgggaatcactgttgaacatcctgtagctcatgttcatacgcaaaatggattagctgaatcattgattaaacgtctacaactgattgctagtgtagtgaccctgcatggaatcacctactaactggcaactaatagcatgcattaaacttaatacagcaatatacttaacagagtaaaaacgtgcggaaacttaactataaattacatatcagcttagtaatataattcaggcttaaatctgtagtgatacaaccaaatcgaaatcttaaacagtaaacattatacagctatatcgaatcctgctgtataataaaatcctcaaggctcctgctccctagtcctgccttgaactaccagctccgtctatcctgcgacctgccccatggaatagggtgtccaagataacaactaggacgtgagcgctacgcccagtacatagacatgagtaaacatatgtatataatgcatgcaacatgatgactggtaaaagattatctgaaaaatcatgctcagaaccggcgccatatgagtgctgccaccgcacagatcaacctctgggtgcaaccacactcgtctagtacaccagagtagacagacataaatgcccccgccgtcgcggtactctcagtgacagactatcaagtatagagttaagcggctctataatcaggtataacagggaataggctcaacgtgtatatgcacatgacatatgagtatagaaaacggtaaatcatacatcatgccatataataatgtcaaataaatgcaacatataaacatgtatactcgctggcaatctcagtcaatgtgtacgtacctctaggctagttcaagtaaagtagatcctaggttccaagcctatattcaaaagttcaccgtatcactacataaattctataagccttaactaagctaataagtactcccaaaacttaaatagattcccggaccataccttcgtccgtcgatagccctttgaagtcgctagtcccggatgactataaccacaccttggttattccagaacctctattataaccgatagggccctcaagtgtataactcacactatataactgaagaaggaaactcgggaattcgtaattgaaaatgaactctgaacggccctatttatagccaaatttctcggccaggatcggaacttccgatttcgggatcggagcttccgatccagctcattgcgtgcatgtctgctacgccaggatcggaacttccgatctacgatcggagctttcgatccgctctatgaccgacacttgtcacaactcgcgactgagtcatcgatcatttttgacagctggggatcggaacttccgttccaggatcggagcttccgttccgatcggagcttactatccgggatcgaatcttactatccgggatcggaacttactatccggcccaaaatgaaaaagcccaaattttacttctgaagtccaataacactccgaaattggttaaataccaacccttaatcatgtttaacatattattatcttaaaatggtatctgggttactacagctagaccaatgattatgaaaacaaaactccctatttctatatggggacatgcaattttatatgctgcggcattaattcgcatcagaccaagtgcatatcataaattctccccattgcaacttgcatttggtaaagaaccaaatatctctcatctaagaatttttggatgtattgtatatgtgcctattgcaccacctcaacgatcaaaaatgggtcctcaaagaaaaatcggtatttatatcggttatgatagtccatcaataattcgatatcttgagcctcaggcaggcgatgtgtttacagcacgctttgctgattgtcattttaatgaagaaatattcccagtgttagggggagaaaagaaacacatcgaaaaagaaatcacatggtatataccatcattattacatttggatccaagaaccaaacaatgtgaaaaagatgtacagcaaattgtacaTTTGtaaagaatagcaaatcaaatgccagatgcatttgcagacacaaaaggagtgacaaaatcatatatacatgctgtaaatgccccagctcgaattgaaattccaaagaaacagattgaagacactcatgatgtcattaaATGCCTGAAGCATGGAAGgtcagtcggttccaaggataaaaatcctcggaaaagaaaaggcatagagaagcacgatgatcataaaatagaaaatggtgttccagaagaaacacctgatgatgaaaatgttctgtcagaaccacaaactgacgagaatcgtgaaatctctatcaattatattaatactggaaaaatatggaaccaaaaagacatagaagatattgatgagatattttcttataatgtggcttgtgacatcataaatgaaaatgaggatcatgaaccaaaatcttttggtgaatgtaaaactcgttaTGATTGGaacaaatggaaagatgtcatccaggttgaattggattcgctgaataaacgtaatgtttttggacctatagtcctcacacctgaaggtgtaaaacttgttggatacaaatgggtttttattcgaaagtgaaatgagaaaaatgaaatagtcagatataaagctagacttgttgcacaaggtttttctcaaaggcctggaattgattatgaagaaacgtattctcctgttatggatgcaattacgtttcgatatttgattagtttggcagtgtctgaaaatttggaaatgtgtcttatggatgttgttacagcttacttatacggatcacttgatagtgatatatacatgaaaatccctgaaggatttaagatgcctgaagcacaaagttcaaaacccagagaattttattctgtaaaattgcaaagatcattatatgggttgaagcaatcaggccgaatgtggtataatcggctaagtgatcacttgatgaaaaagggatatgtaaatgatccaatatgcccttgtgttttcatcaagaaaacaacatccggatatgTAATCATtgatgtatatgttgatgatttaaacatcattggaatgaataaataaattcaagaagttatgatgtacttgaaagaagaatttgaaatgaaggatcttggaaaaaccaagtactgtctgggtttgcaaatcgaacaaaaagaatgtggaatttttgttcaccaggcaaattatacagaaaagatccttaaacgttttaatatggataaatcaaatccattaagtactccaatggttgtaagatcattaaacatagaaaatgatccattCCATCCATGTgaggatgatgaagttattcttggtccagaagtaccatatctaagtgccattggtgcccttatgtatcttgcaaattgcactagacctgatatatcttttgctgtaaatttattggcaagattcagttcatatccaataacaaaggcacttcccacgacaatattcagaaagcatatatacaacattgggatgcgcaatctacggaatatgtgaagaatcactcatattaacatgagggggagtttacgtggctgcactcttttttccttgctatggtttttatcccactggatttttcctagtaaggtttttaacgaggcagcataaaacacgtaataaagacaatcatcatatgacgatcatcatcacaagggggagtgttgaaaatatattatattatattagaattgttgaaaattgagttgtattattttgaaaattagtgtgtgatgatgtagatgatgatgatttaatttttggactaatctcccattgagatctataaatatataggtctctccatttgtgtagaaaaatacaatttgagagaataaatttaaagtgtggagtttgagaatattttgagtttttgagttttataaattttacttttcacaacaatttctactatttttttttgaaatatttgtactatttattataaatattaatatcaaattaaatatttcccataTTATTACGAATCAAACTTTCTAAAATAAGATAATAAGACAATCAAAATATGTACCCGGATATGTTAAACCATTCACGCGATTAATTATATAAGTTGACAGAATTGTTTAAATTGgttaaatataaaaacatatataGTGATTGTGTAAACGAAACCGTAATTATGTAAAACAAAATTAGATGGTCATTCGAATCATTCcccaaaatttaattaatcacCTCTTTCTTAATGTTGTGCTTGATTTATAAACATTCGCAATTGAAAAAGTTTTTTCAAGCCCTTGTATTAGTGCACAAACATCCCGACATAGTGATATCAGTTATCTCTTGTGGAGTTGGATTGCCTAATCACCATGCTGAGCTGGCTGCCACGGTATGTTCGAGTGCATGAGAAGATTCAAGAAGCTAATGCATGGAATAGCAAGCAGTTGCAACTGATGCAACCTCTCCAACCACTGCTAATGCATCGGCAGTTATGCATGCAAGCAAGAAGCAGTGATCTCAATGAATAAAGGCATTGAAGATACTGGAAGAGAGATAGATCAATTCCCCCGAGTGTGTATGATAAGAATATAGAGTTCTAACTCATATTGATGATCATAATTCATATGTATATATTCTTGATTTCTGATGTACTCTTTGAGCTAATGGTGATGTAAACAAAACTCTCAATTACTCATTCATCTTAAAAGATCTTGGAGCCTTGGGCCGAAAGTGGATGTGGGATCAATTGATCTGAACCAgtctaaggtagtgtttgcaacttctaaaaataagttattatggaaattttcttaacaaatttgtTAAGAGAATTTccataatcatttatttttagaggttacaAACACTACATAAATCCTTCTTGTTCTTATTTTCATTCAGTCAAGTTTGTCCATTATTCGGTTGTTGCATGCATATGCTTTTTAGATTTTATTGATCGGTTGCTTGACTGAGTGTATCAATTGAATCAATTACAACAAACTGGTATCAAGAGCCATTCGAATTGAAGATGAGCACCACACGATTTGATATCGAGAAGTTTACGGGCAATAATGATTTTGGTTTATGGAAACTGAAGATGAGGGCGCTCTTAGTTCAGAATGGAGTGGAAGATGCACTCCTGGGGGGAAGAAAAGATGCCCGAGAAAGTAAAAGGAGTTGACAAGAAAGATATTCTTGCAAAGGCTCATAGTGCACTGATCTTGAGCCTTGGAGATAAGGTCTTGCGTGAGGTTTCGGAGGAGACATCAACAACTGCAGTTTTGATGAAGCTTGAACATCTCTACATGACAAAATCTCTGGCCAATAGGCTCTTTCTAAAAAAAAGTTATATATGTTCAAGATGCAGCCTGAAAAATCGATTGAATATCATATTGATGCttttaataaaatcattttggaTCTTGAGAATATAGAGattaaatttgatgatgaaGATCAAGCTCTGCTTCTGTAAATATCACTTCCTGATGTGTATGATAATCTCAAAGACACCATGATCTATGTCAATGAATCATTAACCCTAGAAGAGGTACATGCTGCTTTAATGTCAAAAGAGTCGAACAAGAAGCTTGGTATAGCTGCTGATGATCATAGTCAGGGACTCTTTGTGAGGAGGAGGCTTGACAAAAGATAATTCAAACCCAGAGGTAAATCATGATCAAGATCGAGATCAAAGTTCAAAAAAAGATGTTACTTGTGCCAGAAAGAAGGGCATTTCATAAGAGATTAATCGATAACCATTGAGAAGTCTGAGAGATTGGATTATGGACTTAAAGGTGTTTTTTCCACATGAGTCCACACAAGGAATGGTTCAATTGTTTCACAATAATTGCTGGAGGAAAGGTTCTTATTGGAAACAATATATCCTATCAAATTGAAGGCATAGGGAGTATCAAGCTCAAACTTAATAACGGTAGTATCAAAACCTTGACAGAAGTGAGGTTTGTACCAGGTTTGAAAAGAAACTTGATATCACTTGGAGTGCTGAATCAATTAGGGTATGAATTTAAGGCCAAGAATGGAATCCTTAATGTCACCAAGGGTGTGATGGTTGTCATGAAGGGACTGGAGCAAAATGGACTATATGTGTTGTAAGGAAATTCCGCAAGCCATAGTAGCTATGTCCACAACAGATGCTAGATGCTGAGTATGTTGCTCTGTCCCTATTTCTATTAATGGAAACTCCTTAACCAACTCTTAGGAGTATGCCAACACAACTTCAATATAATgacaattaatttatatatagaaTTCTCACGCAAATTCTTTTAATTACTCAATGTACAAACATTTTTTCAAATGGACTATTACAAGTAGGGATGACAACGAGTCAGATCTAAATCCGAACCCATATACAATTGACTCAACTAATTTAAATAAGTAAGGTAATATTTTTTAAGTCAAGGTTTTTTTTAGCATCATAATTAgggtaaattaaattaatagaaATGGTATACATTTTAATAAAGCAATATTAAAGAGTTTGCTACTtcatcaatttaaataaatctAGCACtgaattatattaaatatcataaatacataaattgcaCAATTGATAACACATATTAACACAATAACTTCctattaaacaaatatatattttgatcgATATTTTGGTTtcgtttggacatgtactttaaaaatgttttcaatgttttataaatgaaaaaaacttaaagtatATGTTTGGATAAAAGTTATTcaagtatagtttttaaagaacaattaaaagatgtttttagatgtttttagcATGGAACCATGGAAGGTAAAGATGAACAACATgaattttgaaatgttaaaatgtttttatagaatagttgtccaaacacaaaTTATtctaaaaacaaatttaaatttttattataaaaatattttataagtacATGTCCAAACATAACcttcttttttaaaataaaaatacattcaAAATATGATCATATCATTCATTCCCTAAAGTAATTAGAATATTCACAATtttcttaaatttatttataactaGTAAATATATGCACACGATGCGCGCACATaagttcaaattttatctaaattATAGTTTTATATTTGTACATAACAAACttttatatgaaatataataagattcaagtaatttatatttaatgttatgttttttgattatatttaaaaataattatgataGTTATCGAGTAAGAttattttgaagataaaaattgGTATGACATTATAACCTACAAAAAatagttattatatatatctcAGATTTAATAATATAGAAGAGATAGAAGAGATTTAATAATATAGAAGAGATAAACTTAATCATAAAGTTTTTGTATCATATTCATACTAATCTTATTTCTTTATTATTACCTTAAtcacttaaattaaatatattataataataattattattattaagaaaaaaaaaggaaaaagaatcTGCGTCAAATATAGATAAACAAAGGAGAGcgctatttcaaaattttcaaacaaaACCAAACCCCTCCTTTTCAGTTTTCCTTATTCCCCCAACACTTCTCAAAGCCCTAATTTTAACATTTTCTTCTATTGTTGGGTTTCTAGATTTCATCTCACCAATTCTTTCTTTCGtgttttaatatttgatttcataaccctaattttatgaattataaTCAATGGTGAGAACTCTGAAAAAGGAACCGATTAGCAACGGCGGTCGATTAACTCGAAGCAGTGCGCAGAACATCAATGGTGAAGGGCGTACGTCAAATAACGGCGGCCCCGAAGATACTACCGTTGAACGCCGGGTGCTTCGGTCGAAATACCTCAGATTTAAGAATCGAATTAGTGGTAATTTTAGCTCCTTCGGAATTATTTACTTTTGTTTCATAGCCCTTTCTTTTAAGATCAAATCCCTGTCTAAGCCTCCTCGATTATTATACGTAATATTGGGTTTCTAAAGGTTTTCGTTACTGTCTTTATCTAATTAACATTGTGTTTCTATGAAGAGATTAATTCTCTCTGTTTTTGTCGGGTGGGTAGTTATCATTGTTATGCAGATTTTGGCCTTAATTATCTTTTTTATATGTGAACTGTGAATATGTTGAGAAGTGAGGACCAAGCAACATTATGGtaatttttcttttgattttttgttAAGCTCGATCTTTTTTGAACTTGGAGCAGCGATTATTTTGACAAATGAATCTCGAACTTCGTTTAGTTCTGTTGAAAATGAGTTATCTTTGTGTAACCCATGTCAAAGCTTATGATCTAACCAAGCTTTAGTTTATCTAATGAGAAATTATGTTgtctgatttgtaaattttaattTGGCAAATTGAGATTAATAATGATCCATCTGGATCTTCATGTTGGGCAGTGGTTTTGTCTCCATGCAATATGGGTGGTGCgcagtttattttgttaaagTAAGGTGTTTCTGGTGGTGGTTTTTCCTATTGCAAAGCTTTTATCTTTGTCTTGGATGGATGCAGTAAGAACTAAATTACTAAATTCTCATGTAAATTGAGTGTGTGCAGATAAAATATCTGTTTCTTTAGTTACTTTAATCGATGGTGGTATTTTCTTATGCAGATGAACGAGATGATATGTCAAAGGTTGATGCAGATAAGTTCAGATCGATGATTGATGAAGTTGATAGCTTGCATCAGTTAGGTACAGTGGATAAAGTTGTTTTCTAGTTGCAATTTTTTTGCACATTATAATTTGTTTCGTTGCACTTTTGACAGTTTTTGGAATCTGCGACAAAATGATAATTAGAATTTAGATCAGCTCTTAGATTGATTTCCGTCCTGAATTATTTACCTATAGTACTTTTCCAGACAATAATTCATTTGAAATTTGTAGTACACATGCTTTGTATCATCGAACTAATTATGAACATAAGTTGGTTGCTTTTTATTCTGCATTTAACTaagtttttctttctttttttactACTAATTTGGCTAATATTTAGCTTTTCTATATTTCCTTCCAGTAACAAAACCCAGGGAACAAGTGGCAGATGCAGAAGCCCTGTTTGACATCACAAACACATTGGTGTCCTCAGTCAAAGCATATAGAAATGAAGGCATGACTGCTTCTGACTTTGTTAGTTGTCTGCTTAGGGATTTTGGGCAACAAGGTGTAGCAAGCTGTAGTCAAGACGATGGTAGAAATCTGATTAAGTGGAAAGAAATTGGACACATGGTCTCGCATGTTTTCCGAAGTGCCCCTGGTTGCTGTACGATGTAATTATCATTAGTACCCATTCCTGATTGTTCTTCTTCTCACCATTTTTTTAATCTGCATAATATTGAGTTACCTTATCCTTATCTTTAACCTCCGACAGGGTTGGGCCCATGAATACTGAAATGAAACAGCGTAAAACTGTGGTTCATAGAAAGCGTACAAAGCCAACGGAAGACATTCGTCCCGAAGAGGTATTTTTTGCAGTTGGGCTCTATAGGAACAACCCCTGTGTGCCATTTCATGGATGTGAGGGATAGTAATGGAATTGTGAACCAAAGCATTTGAATTTTATCAATTATTTTCTGGTCACTTCTTCGGACCTCCAGATGACTATGGTTACCTACGTGTTATAAACTGCCGCCATAAATCTCCTCTCTGGGTAGATACTGAGGCTATTATCATATCCTTTTAACTGAAATTTTCTTTCTGCAGCTTGATGATTCTGTTAGGAAGGAGAAGACCGACACGGATAAGAATATGGCTATAATGTTTGATATTCTGAGAAGAAATCGGAACTGCAAGCTTGAAAATTTGATACTAAACAGAAATTCTTTTGCACAGACTGTAGAAAATTTGTTCGCTCTATCTTTCCTAATTAAAGATGGACGGGCGGAGATAACTGTGGATGAAGACAGATGTCATTTAGTTTGTAAGTTCTTTATTGCCCGATGATGATCAATCCTCTTTTTGGTATCAGTTTTCCTTATCTCATTTTTTGAAATCTGATTAGAGTCATTATTCCTTTCAGCCCCAAGGAATGCTCCTAGTGCCAATGCAGTTCTTTCTGGGGAGGCCTCTTACTACCATTTTATATTCAGATTTGACTTCAAGGACTGGAAGGTACTTGAGTAATACTTGAAGTTTTACCctgccattttttttttcacacccCTTTATATATTGAGAAGAATCACCAATGTCTCTATAGACATCCAATTGTTACCACCTTGATCATGGTAATATGACATAATTGAATGGAAGATGGAACAACAGCCCCTTTTCCACTGCAAAATGCAAAGATGCAATATATCATTTGCCGACTAGTTTTCTGATAATGTCGTCTTGCAGTTAATGTTGGCTTCTGTTGGGGTTGGAGATGAACTAATGCCACATAGGTGTAATGTAAATCAACCGAGTAGTACTCAACCAAATTCAGTAGATGAAGAAGCCGAAGCTGCACCACCCACAACGCCTATAAGAAAACTGTCCCGGAATCGAGGTTTAGTTATGCAGGAGCAAATCGTCGTCCAAGACTCCCCCGAAAGTGGTGATACTGCTGCCGTTAGAGCTGCTGCCATACGGAAGGGAAAGAGAAAACTCACGTGAAACGGTCTGCAATATTGTAAATGGAGATCGGATTATGATGTCTGCATAAAATTGCCATTTTTATTGTATGAGATGCTTATTTTGCTCTAGCTTAGCTTCAGAGTTTGTATTATGCCAATATCTCCTTGGTTGAAAACGTACGTGTTAGCAcatttttaatgaaatataattgTAGGGGTATGATCGTTTacttttctatatatatatacgtggTTGTCAGTTTAATTCTGTGATTATTTTTTTCACAATTGATTTTTTGATCCTTTCAACACCGTAAAATTTGATAAAATGCAAGTAATTtttataaaagaaataaaatcgactaatgaaaaataatatttcgacTAAAATTAATGTTTACATATGCTTTAAATATAGGTTAATGAAATTTTATggttagaaaattaataaaatgaaaataaacctGTGTCGACTTTCTAGATAAAATGAAATAAGCTTGTGTCTAGAAAGAAATTATATTCCAACTGAAATGAAATTCTCAGTCCCAAACGATACAAAATGGCAACAAGTGACTCCCAGAGTGAGCAACTTATTTTATCACCAAAATTTTCAGGTTAAGGTCACTTGAAAATTGATAACACAAAGGTGGGAAGAATCATCTTTTATTGGCTTTTGGAATATCAAGATCCCGAAATACCGGGCTATCGACTCCGACTCCCATTGCATTAAGACCGTTGTCGACATAAACAACAGTACCGGTGATCGCAGATGCCAACGGAGACGCCAAAAAAGCAGCAGCATTCCCAACTTCATCTGTTCCATTTATCAACAACAGATTCAGCATAATAATAACAGATACAAATACCAAATACACACTTTCCACTTTCCGCGTTCCTTCCTATTAAAACTTTCTGTTCACGATCGTATATTCAGAAATGGACAAAGTAAGATAGTCTTTCTGGTGAAATTTTTAATGAACATGTAAAGTAAAAGTTCCATAGTCGAATTTGCAACGAGTAGATTATTTCTTGTTCAGTCATGAAAGTTCATCTCTACTCTCTCAGACTCCATATAACACACGATACCACCTCAGTTTTTTTTTCACCATCTAAATTATGAGCTGGAAAGGTCATTATTTCATTGCTGCTGCCTGCTGCAACCTGGACCTAGGGTGCAAGGTAGCTTATGAGCAGCTCGACTTTTATGAAATTtggatcgagctcgagctttacTATTTCAAGTTACATCACTTGAGTTTGAGAgccattcttttattatatttcatttcatagtattttattttataattaaatttttaaaagttaaacAGGGTACTTTTATAAACAAATAGTGTACTCGAGCTCAAATATCTATCCAAGCGAGATAAAAATCTTGCCAGACATTTTCCTtcaagattaaaatatttttttgagtcAAGGGCTCGACTCGGCTTGAGTGCACCCCTATAGGTGGatccaaatttaaaatattatggaGAGTGAAGTTTGTAGTTTAAGAGAAATTACTATCACCCATAAAAGATGAAGAAGATGTACCAGCAGTCAGCTCTTTCTGCAAGGGTGCATTCTCGAGTGAGTAGTCAATCATCATGTCAATAAAACCGATAGCCTTCGCAGCACGACTTCTTAATGGGCCTGAAAGTTCACAAATAGGATTTACTTAGATTGATGTGAAATCCTCCTGAGGTTGGATTCAATACATCTTGTAATACTAGTGCTTCACAAAATCCCATCTATCTCGGGGAAAATTGAAAAAGGCTTACTTCAAATTTAGAATACCTGCAGATATGGTGTTGACTCTGATGTTATGTTTTCTTCCAGCTTCAAAAGCCAGCACCTTTACCAAACCAACACATTTCATCCGAAATTATTCCAACATTTGAAcataagaaataaaacaaaccaTGAATCCTGGAGGACTCACCCTTGTGTCACTTTCCAGAGCAGCCTTTGCTGAACTCATGCCACCACCATATCTGCATCAAATGGAGAAGTAAATCCCGATGTGTAGAAATGTGAGACATGTTTTGTTTGAAATATTAAAGAAGTAACTAGATTGTACCCTGGTATTATCCTCTCAGAAGCTATGTATGTCAGAGAAAGTGTAGCACCACCTATGCAACAAGAGAAACAAATTAGAAAATAGAGCTGGATGGTGACAGATTAAACTAATTTTCATCGAAACACTTGAAACGAAACAGTAAAATATAACACAGACCTGGATTCATAATAGGCATAAAATTTTGGACAAGAGAAACAAAGGAATAACTTGATGCAGAGATGGCCGCAAGATAACCATTCCTTGATGTCTCTAGAACAGGTTTACTAACCTACATGCAGGGTCCAAATAGTTACGAGAAACGATTAAATGACAAAATGAGAAATCCGAATAAATTAAAGACATACCTCTGGACCATTGGCAAGTGAATGCACAAGTATATCGATTGTTCCAAAATCTTGTTTCACTGATTCAGCAACTTCCTGTGTGATATTGATACATGAGCGAAACTATCTATGATTCCACATGAATCAGAGGTAAAAGGAAAGACACAATTGATTTACACAATTCAAGATCCTTGCGAATTCAAGACACTAAAGCAATTTTTATGAGAAAGATGGGAGTTAAGCAAC
It encodes:
- the LOC140892393 gene encoding non-structural maintenance of chromosomes element 4 homolog A-like → MVRTLKKEPISNGGRLTRSSAQNINGEGRTSNNGGPEDTTVERRVLRSKYLRFKNRISDERDDMSKVDADKFRSMIDEVDSLHQLVTKPREQVADAEALFDITNTLVSSVKAYRNEGMTASDFVSCLLRDFGQQGVASCSQDDGRNLIKWKEIGHMVSHVFRSAPGCCTMVGPMNTEMKQRKTVVHRKRTKPTEDIRPEELDDSVRKEKTDTDKNMAIMFDILRRNRNCKLENLILNRNSFAQTVENLFALSFLIKDGRAEITVDEDRCHLVSPRNAPSANAVLSGEASYYHFIFRFDFKDWKLMLASVGVGDELMPHRCNVNQPSSTQPNSVDEEAEAAPPTTPIRKLSRNRGLVMQEQIVVQDSPESGDTAAVRAAAIRKGKRKLT
- the LOC140891725 gene encoding enoyl-[acyl-carrier-protein] reductase [NADH], chloroplastic-like, with protein sequence MSATATATPRPSTQIVTQKSCFVYASHGISRSSIACFCNGKKGESWTKLRSVFHISATKSFSQVLGHNLSKSASQVVKAVPGASDKQPLPGLPIDLRGWTLFREKGIIAGVADDNGYGWAIAKSLAAAGAEILVGTWVPALNIFETSLRRGKFDESRGLPDGSLMEITKVYPLDAVYDCPEDVPEDVRTNKRYAGSSNWTVKEVAESVKQDFGTIDILVHSLANGPEVSKPVLETSRNGYLAAISASSYSFVSLVQNFMPIMNPGGATLSLTYIASERIIPGYGGGMSSAKAALESDTRVLAFEAGRKHNIRVNTISAGPLRSRAAKAIGFIDMMIDYSLENAPLQKELTADEVGNAAAFLASPLASAITGTVVYVDNGLNAMGVGVDSPVFRDLDIPKANKR